AATAGGTCCTTTGGCCATTGAAGATGAAGCCCAGTGCTTACCCCCGAATGGAAGAGAGAGTCGGAGGCGAGCAACACTGACCTGCATGAGGATGGAAAAGTGCTTGTCCTGTGGCTGGGAGGGCATCTCTGCAGGTCTGGAGAGACAGGATGGGGGAGGTACCTAGTTTTCACCTCCCTGGGCCCTGGACCCTGTGTGGGGCAGACTTACGCCACTCCATGTGAGAGAGGCAGGCTTCTGCCACTGGATGCTAGCCATAAGCTAAGAGGACCTGTGGAGGGGGTGCTGAGTCTCTGGGCCTCGGGAGGAGGTTTTTAGAGGTGTTTCACCACGTGTTCCTGGCTTTCTGTTGGCCTCAGCTTTCAGTCCAGTCAGATCTGGTCCTAGCTGTGCTTGCAGACCCTGCAGTAGTTGGGTGGTGGGGTCCTGCATTCGGAGAACAATAGCTGCCTGTGAAAGCCCGCTGTGGGGCCCCCAGAGGTGAGGCATGTGCGCACGGCCTGGGATTCCACACCATATTAGGGGAGGGCCGCCTGGTCAAAGAGGGGGCTTCTGCTGTCAGCTGGGAAGGCGTGTGACCTCTGGATGCCTGAGAAATAAAGGGAGGTGTGTCACCCGCTGGCCCCACAGGGTTGGCCGGTGGGAAGGAAGCACAGAGGACACAGCACACCACCAAGCTCTCGAAACTCAGCTTTATTGACTTCCAGTGTTTCCCTCTTGCTCTGAGCTCAGCCCAGCTGGCTTTGATAGGTCACTGGGACTCAACGGCGCAGGGGCTGGCAACACCCCGGCTCCACCACTTCCCTCCCCGGCCACTGGGCtccccagggagggaggaggagaggcagcttctgtggtgttggagagaaggAATGGGCAGCAGGGTCAGAGGCCAAAGGAGCCACACAAGCAGCAGCATGCCTGGAGCACCCATCACACGCTGATTcgtcacacacacccacacacacccctgagCACTAGAGTGGCCTTCCACCTTCCGAGCTCTCACCAACCCATGCCCATCACCCCCTTGAGACCACACCCTGCTCAGCCAATCTGCCCTGGATCATTCTCAGACCCTAGGACTGCCCACAGGAAAAGAACCTCTCCCAGATGCCTCAGGGCCTTGATTTGCACACTCTAACCCCAGCGCTAGCAAGAGGTATCAGGGGAAATGAAGCTCAGACCATTCCCCCTTCATCCACATTCTTGCCACCCCTGCCAGGGACAAATCAAATGACAAGATGTCCCCATCTCACGAGTTAACAGGCCGACCAGAGCTGGAACTACATATCCCAAGATGCACAGCTCCGTTAACTGCGCACCACTTCCCCCAAGCATGATCTAACAGAAAGCCGAGGTGCGTTGCATTCTGGGACTTGTAGTCCCCAGGAAACAACACCAAACACCCTGGGAAGCCTTTACAGGCTAAGCCTACCTCCCACCCGGCCCCCGCCCACCGCCCAGGCCCGGCTCTATGCTCAGCACaggtgagggagagggatggagggtCCCCTCCCAGTGCACAGGGTTGGGCGCTGTCCTGTTGGAACTGTGCAGCAACTCTGGCTCCCGGACATCCAGCTCAGAACACATCTGGGGAGAGAGCGGGGGTGGGGTGACAGGAGAGAGGATCAGCCGCAAGCCGTGGAGGGCAGAGCTAAGCATGCAGCCCTGGGCTAGCCCTGTGGCCTCTCCCTGAGCCCTGATGCATGGTGCGGGAGGACGGGGTGTGGTCCCTCCTAGGCCTCCCTCCTGGGGCACCCTGGCCCTATCCCCCCTCTCCAGGGTTAGCCGGCCTCACCTCTGGCTAGTCCGGAGGCTGGGGGCAGGCTGAGGCAgcaagaggaagggaggaggagtaGGCTCCGGTTCTGAATCTGGACGGGCCGAGAGGCTCCCGCCCCACCCAGCTAGCCTCCCCGGAAGACCTTATGGCCCTACGGGCCACAGCATCTTCCTCGCCACAAAGAGGCCTTctggggaaaaggaagaagggagtCCCAGCCAGGCAGGAGGCAGTGAAAGCAAGCGATGTAGCCCGAGGGGAATTGCAGAGAGAAGAGTGCGAGGGAGGAGCAGCAGCACCAGGAGGGAAGCAACAGAGACGTCAGAGCTCAACACTTCGCGGAAACCGGGGTGGGGGTGTCTGCAGCCGACCAGGAGAGCTGTGGCTGCCCACTCTGGCTCAGAGAACCTCAGGCCAAGTCCTCCTTCCTTGACATCATTCAGCAACACAGGTGGCAGAAGGCCTGGGCGTGAAAGGCCGGACCCAAGCCACTAATGCCCCTTAGAAACTCCCCGTCTAATTAGAATTAAGTTCATCCTGGCTCCTCAGGCCCTCCCACTGCCCTGAGGTCCCCCCACCCTGGATTTCACCAGGGACCTATCAGCCGTGGGCTGAGCACAGCAAATCCACGCTGGAGGGAGGGGTGGACCTGGGAGGGAGCGCCGAGGTGGAGAGGGGCTCCTGCAACTcaggccatgcccttctctgacCAGGACTCCCGGTCCCCCTGAATCGGGTGGGCTGGGCCTGATGATCAGAGGATGAGGCAGCGAGCGGCCTTCTCCTCCGGAGAGGGGCTGGGTTTGGCTGTGTCACCCCTTGCACCCTCATGGGGCTCCCGCACTCCTGGATCGTGGTTCTGGGCCTTGGGCTGCCCCTGCCGTCGTCGCTGTGCCCCCCGCCCACCTGCCGGTTTCTTCCCAGCTGCCTCCATCTCTGACAGGCTGTAAGCCATGGCAAGCTGCAGGTCCTCGTCCTCCTCAGAGAGGCTGCCGTCGGGGGGTCGTGACACAGGGGTCTGCCGGACCTGCGTGGCCCCTGACCTGGAGGTGACAGACTGCTGCTGCTCACGGCGGCTCAGCTCCAAGCCCAGGGCCAGGTCGTCTGGGATACCTACAGGGGTCACGGCCACCATGAGGCCCTTTGATCCAGGCCTCCGGAAGCCTGCCAGGGAGACTCATGCACTCTGGCCACTCTCAGCCCCTCCTTTGGAAGTGGGGGTGCATGCATTTTGAAACCTAGCATGATGATGAGCATGGCCagtttttcagcttcagcagataCAAGCTGTCTCTTTGGGCAAATTACTCAACCTCCCTAAGCCTccctttcctcatccataaaatgggaatgacaAAGAGTGCCTACACTGTCAAATGGTTCCAGTGATTAAATAAGACAGCTTGCCAAGTGCCCTTATTAGCACACAGAGCTCCCAGAGTCAGCGGGCACCAAAGGGTGACCATCCTGTACCACATGGCATTGTGGGAAGAAGAGGTCAGCCCCAGGAACCCTGCATCCTGTAGTTTCATTTCTGGCTTCACCCTTCACTAAGTAGGTCAAAGCCTCGGGCCTGGGGCTACCCGGGAGTTAGGACCATTTAGCTATGCTGAGGCTCCGTCTCTGCAAATGAAAAGTAGGGCAAGTGCAAACTGCCCTGCTTTCCCATGGTTCTTGTAAGAATATTGGGGATATGGTGGTGTGTGTGCAAGGGCTTTAAAAATAGTCACATGCTCTGCAAACTCCAGGCATCCCAACTCATGACAATGGTGACTAGCGGGCCCTCTGAGAGCCCACCATTCTGTGTCccggccccctccccttcccccggaTCACCATCTCCAATCCTGCCAGTCTCGCCTCCCTGGCCCAGGGGAGTTCAGAGAGGAGTAGGttggggagggggctctggggcCTCGGGCTTCCTGCCAGGGATCGGTGGCTGGACCGTTCCTCACCATTGATTGTGACGGACTTCAGCTGTCCATCCTCCTCCACTTCTACCCGCTCCTGCCCATTCTCCATGATCCTGTGGGAGACAGCACAGTTTACTGGGCAGGCAGGCCTGAATCCTGCGGGAGTCCGTCTGGGCTCCAGGCTGCATTGGACAGGACGGACTGggctctgccctcagggagctgccTCTCGAGTTGTCTGCAGCACCCCCACCGCCGCTTCACCCCCCAGCCCCGGCATGGTACCAGAAGAAGCCCTCACCTGCGTGTGGTGATGCGGCGTCCTTGGACAAAGGTGGTGGATGTAGAGATGGAACGAAAAGCACCAGCCCCAGGACTGAAGGAGAAAGACGAGGAGGAG
The sequence above is a segment of the Dama dama isolate Ldn47 chromosome 8, ASM3311817v1, whole genome shotgun sequence genome. Coding sequences within it:
- the DNAJB2 gene encoding dnaJ homolog subfamily B member 2 isoform X1, coding for MASYYEILDVPRSASADDIKKAYRKKALQWHPDKNPDNKEFAEKKFKEVAEAYEVLSDKHKREIYDLYGREGLTGAGTGPSRAEAGSGGPGFTFTFRSPEEVFREFFGSGDPFAELFDFSSSSFSFSPGAGAFRSISTSTTFVQGRRITTRRIMENGQERVEVEEDGQLKSVTINGIPDDLALGLELSRREQQQSVTSRSGATQVRQTPVSRPPDGSLSEEDEDLQLAMAYSLSEMEAAGKKPAGGRGAQRRRQGQPKAQNHDPGVREPHEGARGDTAKPSPSPEEKAARCLIL